CAGCTCGGGCGCAAACCAGCCGAGATCGCCGACGGGCATGCAGGTAATGCGCACCTCGCTCAGCCCGGCACGGCGAGCGAGCAGCGCCGCGACCACGCTCCGGGTTTGCATGCCGACAGGTATGTAGAGGTGCTCGCCGGAGCGAATCTGCGCCGCCGCCTGCTCGGCCGAAACCAGCCGTTCGGCGTACCACGCCTGCCAATCCGGCCGCAACGCGGGCCGCGCGACGAGACTCATGCTGCGCTCCCCCTCAGGCCGCGGCGGCCCGCTCAGCGGCGATTCGCCAAACGTCCTGCCCGCCGGCAGCAGCGCCGGTCAATCCTCCAGATACTTGCGAGGATGGCGGCCGTCGGCGCCGCCGAGCAGGTTGCCGTGGATGCTGTAGCCGAGCAACTCCTGCAAGCGTGGCGGGAGATCTCGGGCCGTGGCCCTGGGCACGGCCAGGAAGTGGTTCTCCTGCGGCCGCAGCCAACCGGCGCAGTACTCGAGGATCAC
The sequence above is drawn from the Dehalococcoidia bacterium genome and encodes:
- a CDS encoding phytanoyl-CoA dioxygenase family protein, encoding MGGSPPGRAHAGSVMFFLGSVFHGGGANRTDRPRLGVILEYCAGWLRPQENHFLAVPRATARDLPPRLQELLGYSIHGNLLGGADGRHPRKYLED